One window of Terriglobales bacterium genomic DNA carries:
- the rpsK gene encoding 30S ribosomal protein S11, whose amino-acid sequence MAKPAATTGGAAAAPEKKGKKKQFKKKERKNVPFGLAHIQASFNNTIITITDNEGKVVSWKSSGSLGFRGSRKGTPFAAQQAAMNAANQARDHGMRSLDVRVSGPGSGRESAIRALAAAGLEVRVIRDVTPIPHNGCRPPKRRRV is encoded by the coding sequence ATGGCGAAACCGGCAGCAACAACAGGCGGCGCTGCAGCAGCGCCCGAGAAAAAAGGCAAAAAGAAGCAGTTTAAGAAGAAAGAACGCAAGAATGTGCCGTTCGGCTTGGCGCACATTCAAGCCTCGTTCAACAACACGATCATCACCATCACCGACAACGAGGGGAAAGTAGTGTCCTGGAAGAGCTCCGGCTCGCTTGGCTTCCGCGGTTCCCGTAAGGGAACTCCGTTCGCGGCGCAACAAGCGGCGATGAACGCTGCCAATCAAGCGCGGGATCACGGCATGCGTTCCCTCGATGTTCGAGTCAGTGGTCCTGGATCGGGTCGAGAATCGGCGATCCGAGCCCTCGCAGCTGCGGGCTTGGAAGTACGCGTGATTCGCGATGTAACGCCGATTCCGCATAACGGATGCCGTCCGCCAAAGCGGCGGAGAGTTTAG
- the infA gene encoding translation initiation factor IF-1: MSKEDAIEVMAVVLEPLPNAMFRVELENKHQVLAHVSGRMRKNFIKILPGDRVAVELSPYDLNRGRIVYRYK, translated from the coding sequence TTGAGCAAAGAAGACGCGATTGAGGTAATGGCAGTGGTGCTTGAACCGCTGCCCAATGCAATGTTCCGGGTGGAGCTGGAGAACAAACATCAGGTTCTCGCTCATGTGTCCGGACGTATGCGCAAGAATTTCATCAAGATTTTGCCCGGTGACCGCGTAGCGGTGGAGCTTTCCCCCTACGACCTGAACCGAGGCCGAATCGTGTATCGATACAAATAA
- a CDS encoding DNA-directed RNA polymerase subunit alpha — translation MLWKGFQKPKRLAADTDTLTDKYGKFYAQPFERGFGTTIGNALRRVLLSAIEGAAITAVRIEGVLHEFQSIPGVVEDATDIILNVKQVPFKLNSDNPKAIYLKTDQPGVITSGMIEADGDVEILDKDIYIATVSEGGKLDMEMRLKRGRGYVSADKNFDEDLGLGFIPIDSVHSPVRKCNYTVEAARLGQITDYDKLTLEVWTNGAVVPADSIGLAAKLVKDHMSIFINFEEEHETEGAEDRKPEIRNENLNRSVEELELSVRSYNCLKNANIQTIGELVQKSEAEMLKTKNFGRKSLNEIKEILAQMGLSLGMKIDEHGNAVPGPTSQAPAAVLAGAYSTPEDDLDDEEPAGGF, via the coding sequence ATGCTCTGGAAGGGATTTCAAAAACCGAAGCGGCTCGCCGCTGATACCGACACGCTCACCGATAAATACGGCAAGTTTTATGCCCAGCCGTTCGAGCGTGGTTTCGGAACCACAATTGGAAACGCGTTGCGACGCGTTCTGCTCTCTGCCATCGAAGGCGCCGCAATTACCGCGGTGCGAATTGAAGGGGTTCTACACGAATTCCAGTCAATTCCCGGTGTCGTGGAAGATGCCACCGACATCATCCTGAATGTGAAGCAGGTTCCATTCAAGCTGAACAGCGACAATCCCAAAGCGATCTACCTGAAGACCGACCAGCCAGGTGTGATCACCTCCGGCATGATCGAAGCCGACGGCGACGTGGAGATCCTCGACAAGGATATCTACATCGCCACAGTGAGCGAAGGCGGAAAGCTCGATATGGAAATGCGCCTGAAGCGTGGGCGCGGCTATGTTTCTGCAGACAAGAATTTCGACGAGGATCTCGGACTCGGATTCATTCCTATCGATTCCGTTCACTCGCCCGTCCGTAAGTGCAACTATACGGTGGAAGCGGCTCGTCTGGGACAGATCACGGACTACGACAAGCTCACGCTCGAAGTCTGGACCAACGGCGCGGTAGTGCCGGCCGATTCGATCGGTCTGGCGGCAAAGCTGGTGAAAGATCACATGAGCATCTTCATCAACTTTGAGGAAGAGCACGAGACTGAAGGAGCGGAAGATCGCAAGCCGGAGATCCGGAACGAGAACCTGAACCGCTCGGTCGAGGAACTAGAGCTGTCCGTTCGCAGCTACAACTGCCTGAAAAACGCGAATATTCAGACCATCGGCGAACTGGTTCAGAAGTCTGAAGCCGAAATGCTGAAGACCAAGAACTTCGGGCGCAAATCGTTGAACGAGATCAAAGAGATCCTTGCTCAGATGGGTCTCAGTCTGGGAATGAAGATCGACGAACACGGAAACGCAGTCCCAGGACCAACCAGTCAGGCGCCGGCGGCTGTATTGGCGGGTGCATATTCGACTCCCGAAGACGACCTCGACGACGAAGAGCCAGCGGGCGGGTTCTAA
- a CDS encoding nitroreductase family protein: protein MTEQSHEKTISTVIAERRSTPRFAPTPVAEEDLKRIVTAGLESPSGYNLQPWRFVVVQSPELRRKLRAASHEQPKIEQAPVVIVALGDPEGWREGDLDAMIRIGAQHGYSHPSKSGEMRQMISTYFSEHKNIPMWLNRQVMIALTTMMLMAEALGYDTALMEGFEDGKVREAISAPERMEVICLLAIGHRQGEDKRYGGRFPADRVVFAESFGRPFPL, encoded by the coding sequence GTGACAGAGCAGAGTCATGAGAAAACCATCAGCACAGTGATTGCTGAGCGACGCTCCACGCCGCGTTTCGCGCCGACACCGGTTGCGGAGGAGGATCTTAAGCGGATTGTTACGGCTGGGTTGGAGTCGCCCAGCGGCTACAACCTGCAGCCCTGGAGGTTCGTGGTCGTCCAAAGTCCTGAACTGCGCCGCAAGTTACGGGCAGCTTCTCACGAGCAGCCGAAAATCGAGCAGGCGCCCGTAGTGATCGTTGCCCTCGGCGATCCGGAAGGTTGGCGTGAGGGGGATCTCGACGCGATGATTCGAATCGGCGCGCAGCATGGGTACTCGCACCCGTCGAAGTCAGGCGAGATGCGCCAGATGATTTCCACGTACTTCAGCGAGCACAAGAACATTCCCATGTGGCTAAACCGCCAGGTAATGATCGCGCTCACAACTATGATGCTGATGGCTGAAGCGCTAGGATACGACACCGCGTTGATGGAGGGTTTTGAGGATGGCAAGGTAAGGGAAGCCATAAGTGCCCCCGAACGCATGGAAGTTATATGCCTGCTCGCGATTGGTCATCGCCAAGGAGAGGACAAGCGTTACGGCGGTCGATTTCCCGCAGACCGCGTCGTCTTTGCGGAAAGCTTCGGGCGTCCCTTCCCGCTCTAG
- the rplO gene encoding 50S ribosomal protein L15, with translation MNLSNLRAPKKANSNKKRVGRGMGSGMGKTSTRGHKGQRSRSGSRMMRGFEGGQMPLHRRLPKRGFTNIFRTEYTILSIDRIASLGEGDVTLDTLVKAGLAKNGDLVKVLGDGELKKKVNVQAHKFSKSAQEKITKAGGKAEVIGAA, from the coding sequence ATGAACCTTTCCAATTTGCGAGCGCCTAAAAAGGCGAATTCGAACAAGAAGCGTGTCGGACGCGGTATGGGTTCGGGCATGGGCAAAACCTCAACCCGCGGACACAAAGGGCAGCGCTCCCGCTCCGGCTCGCGCATGATGCGAGGCTTTGAAGGCGGTCAGATGCCGTTGCACCGTCGCCTGCCGAAGCGTGGATTCACTAACATATTTAGGACTGAGTACACGATACTGAGTATCGACCGAATCGCCTCATTAGGCGAAGGCGATGTGACCCTCGATACTCTCGTCAAAGCCGGTCTCGCGAAGAACGGAGACTTGGTAAAAGTTCTCGGCGACGGAGAGCTCAAGAAGAAAGTCAACGTGCAGGCTCATAAGTTCTCCAAGTCTGCGCAGGAAAAGATCACCAAGGCCGGCGGCAAGGCGGAAGTCATCGGCGCTGCTTAA
- a CDS encoding NUDIX hydrolase produces MCTREAFSPNDAVSWIGLKFTVKRDYPDRPLLGVGAVIVRNDQVLVVRRANPPLQGQWSIPGGLVDTGETTKEAVLREIREETSLTIEPIELIEVFERILRDADSRVQYHYVVIDYLCRLVSGEPSPGSDVSEARWAKFEDLQLLGITPETTSVIHKALNAATKSSAFRTDS; encoded by the coding sequence ATGTGCACCCGCGAAGCTTTTTCACCGAATGATGCGGTTTCTTGGATTGGACTCAAATTTACCGTGAAGCGCGACTATCCTGACCGCCCCTTGCTCGGCGTCGGTGCAGTGATCGTCAGGAACGATCAGGTCTTGGTTGTTCGCCGAGCGAATCCTCCACTCCAAGGACAGTGGTCGATCCCCGGCGGGCTCGTAGATACCGGCGAGACAACTAAGGAAGCAGTCCTTCGCGAGATCCGAGAAGAAACCAGCCTCACTATCGAGCCGATCGAGTTGATCGAGGTCTTCGAGCGCATTCTACGAGACGCAGATTCGCGTGTGCAGTATCACTACGTGGTAATCGATTATCTATGTCGCTTGGTGTCAGGCGAGCCGAGCCCCGGCAGCGACGTGAGCGAAGCTCGTTGGGCCAAGTTCGAAGATCTACAGCTCCTCGGGATCACGCCAGAAACAACCAGTGTGATTCACAAAGCCTTGAACGCGGCGACCAAATCTAGCGCGTTCCGAACTGATAGCTGA
- a CDS encoding isoprenylcysteine carboxylmethyltransferase family protein → MGQRIFLALRSALYISGFMLLWLWLMPQWLNIRSSTEFPSQHPARWFGLLLLVPGAIIAISCFVNFFVVGKGTPAPFDAPRHLVISGPYRYVRNPMYLGAGLVLLGCGVLFAEFSGVLVGYALAIIVLVNLFVFFYEEPTLRDKFGAEYLEYCKNVRRWIPRTRAWEHSQQQAVATR, encoded by the coding sequence ATGGGCCAGCGGATATTCCTCGCTCTTCGCAGCGCTTTGTACATAAGCGGCTTTATGCTGTTGTGGCTATGGTTGATGCCTCAATGGTTAAATATTCGAAGCTCGACGGAGTTTCCGTCCCAGCACCCAGCTCGTTGGTTCGGCCTTCTTCTGCTCGTCCCGGGCGCAATCATCGCAATTAGCTGCTTTGTGAATTTTTTCGTCGTGGGAAAAGGTACTCCGGCCCCTTTTGACGCGCCGCGACATCTGGTGATCAGCGGGCCCTACCGCTATGTCCGCAATCCTATGTACCTCGGGGCTGGGCTTGTCTTGCTTGGCTGCGGGGTTCTCTTTGCCGAGTTCTCTGGCGTGTTGGTGGGATATGCGCTCGCAATCATCGTCCTGGTGAATCTTTTCGTCTTCTTCTACGAAGAACCTACGCTTCGCGACAAATTTGGCGCGGAGTATCTGGAGTACTGCAAGAATGTGCGGCGGTGGATTCCGCGAACGAGGGCTTGGGAACACTCTCAACAGCAAGCCGTCGCTACGAGGTGA
- the rpsM gene encoding 30S ribosomal protein S13, with protein MARIAGVDLPRNKHVVIALTYIYGIGNPRSARILAAAKVDPDKKVQDLNEDEVNRIRQVIESEGNVEGDLRKDTSMHIKRLIEIGSYRGFRHRRNLPVRGQRTHTNARTRKGPRKGTVANKKKAAAKT; from the coding sequence ATGGCACGCATTGCAGGCGTCGATCTTCCGCGCAACAAGCACGTGGTCATCGCGCTCACATACATCTACGGCATCGGCAATCCGCGTTCGGCGCGCATTCTGGCGGCGGCCAAGGTGGATCCGGACAAGAAGGTGCAGGACCTGAATGAGGATGAGGTGAACCGCATCCGCCAGGTGATCGAAAGCGAGGGCAACGTCGAAGGCGACCTTCGCAAAGACACCTCGATGCACATTAAGCGTCTGATCGAAATCGGCTCTTATCGCGGATTCCGTCACCGCCGTAATCTCCCGGTTCGCGGGCAACGAACACACACCAACGCCCGCACCAGGAAAGGTCCGCGTAAGGGAACAGTGGCGAACAAGAAGAAAGCGGCGGCTAAGACATAA
- the rpmD gene encoding 50S ribosomal protein L30, with product MAEKKTSSQKSGAKGTVRIRWVRSYIASPVKHKKIVKGLGFTRLNQIVVREDTPSIRGMVKKIPHLLEFVQ from the coding sequence ATGGCAGAGAAAAAGACTAGCTCTCAGAAGTCAGGGGCAAAGGGAACGGTGCGTATCCGCTGGGTGCGGTCGTACATTGCCTCTCCGGTGAAACACAAGAAAATTGTCAAAGGTCTTGGATTCACGAGGCTGAATCAAATCGTTGTGCGCGAAGACACGCCTTCGATCCGCGGCATGGTGAAGAAGATCCCGCACCTGCTCGAGTTTGTGCAGTAG
- the rplQ gene encoding 50S ribosomal protein L17 encodes MRHLKATWKLGRNTSHRRALLRNLVSSLILEERIETTVAKAKAMRPHVEKMITFGKRGDVAARRLAASFLTSREAVDRLFSEVGPRYGDRNGGYLRIVRTGFRKGDGGEKAFIELIGSEKILDERREKRSELRAKRREEVEKAMQEQQANLEASGGPAAGEGESKSE; translated from the coding sequence ATGCGTCACCTGAAAGCAACCTGGAAACTAGGACGTAACACCAGCCACCGTCGCGCGCTGCTGCGCAACCTGGTGAGTTCTCTCATTCTCGAAGAGCGTATTGAAACTACTGTGGCAAAAGCCAAAGCCATGCGCCCTCACGTCGAGAAGATGATCACCTTTGGCAAACGCGGCGATGTTGCCGCTCGCAGACTCGCGGCGTCCTTTCTCACCTCCCGCGAAGCTGTCGACCGACTCTTCAGCGAAGTCGGACCGCGATATGGCGATCGTAACGGCGGCTATCTCCGAATTGTTCGGACGGGATTCCGTAAAGGCGATGGCGGGGAAAAGGCGTTCATTGAGCTCATCGGTTCGGAGAAGATTCTCGACGAGCGTCGCGAAAAGCGTTCTGAATTGCGCGCCAAGCGCCGCGAGGAAGTTGAGAAGGCGATGCAGGAACAGCAGGCTAACCTCGAAGCTAGCGGTGGTCCTGCGGCAGGCGAGGGTGAAAGCAAGTCCGAATAA
- the secY gene encoding preprotein translocase subunit SecY: MFEKLANIFRVPDLRTRVLFTLAMLAVYRLGGHIPTPGINADVLSQFFDQQRGSMLGFVDLFSGGNLKRLTVFALGIMPYITASIILQLLTVVYEPLAKLQKEGELGRKKITQWTRYLTVVLGALQSFGIAVTLQKNSGGVQFVTNPGIGFVLMTVITLTAGTAFIMWLGEQITERGIGNGMSLLIFAGIVVGLPRGIAELYEKVKTQAWGGFTVPAMVLLMVVMIVVVAFIVFVERSERRIPVQYAKRIVGRKMMGGQSTYMPFRVNAGGVMPVIFASSILSAPLFFAQYFKNTKGIGWIFDSLRGGEPLYEFLYVIGIIFFAYFYVSIIFDPARVADDMRRYGGFIPGIRPGKRTQEYVNSILTRLTLVGGLYLCVVSIIPQWMIGGIHLNHLPGVLGNFFERFPTWFTNGLGVTFYFGGTSLLIVVGVAMDTVNQVEAQLVMRHYEGFTPKSGRIRGRRW, from the coding sequence ATGTTTGAGAAGTTAGCGAACATCTTTCGCGTTCCTGATCTTCGGACGCGCGTTCTATTCACTCTGGCGATGCTGGCGGTGTATCGCCTAGGTGGTCACATTCCTACGCCTGGCATTAACGCGGACGTGCTGTCCCAGTTCTTCGATCAGCAGCGTGGGTCGATGTTGGGTTTCGTGGATCTGTTCAGCGGTGGCAACCTGAAGCGCCTGACTGTTTTTGCGCTGGGAATCATGCCGTACATCACGGCGTCGATCATTCTCCAGTTGCTGACGGTTGTGTACGAGCCATTAGCGAAACTGCAGAAGGAAGGCGAGCTGGGACGCAAGAAGATCACGCAGTGGACTCGCTACCTCACAGTTGTGCTGGGTGCCCTGCAGTCGTTTGGTATCGCTGTGACTCTTCAGAAGAACTCTGGTGGAGTGCAGTTTGTGACGAATCCCGGCATCGGCTTCGTGCTGATGACCGTGATTACGCTGACAGCCGGAACCGCCTTCATTATGTGGCTGGGTGAGCAGATTACCGAGCGCGGAATCGGCAATGGAATGTCGCTCCTGATCTTTGCCGGAATTGTTGTGGGTCTGCCTCGCGGAATTGCTGAGCTCTACGAGAAGGTAAAGACCCAAGCCTGGGGCGGATTTACCGTGCCGGCGATGGTGCTGTTGATGGTCGTAATGATCGTTGTCGTCGCGTTCATCGTCTTCGTTGAGCGTAGCGAGCGGCGCATTCCCGTGCAGTACGCGAAGCGCATTGTCGGACGGAAGATGATGGGCGGCCAGAGTACATATATGCCCTTCCGCGTCAATGCGGGTGGGGTGATGCCGGTCATCTTCGCATCGTCGATCCTGAGCGCGCCGCTATTTTTCGCTCAATACTTCAAGAACACTAAGGGCATCGGCTGGATCTTCGACTCGCTGCGGGGCGGGGAGCCTCTGTACGAGTTCCTCTACGTTATCGGCATCATTTTCTTTGCGTACTTCTACGTTTCGATCATCTTCGATCCGGCACGCGTGGCTGACGACATGCGCCGGTACGGCGGGTTCATCCCTGGCATTCGTCCTGGAAAACGAACGCAAGAGTATGTAAACAGCATTCTTACGCGGCTAACGCTCGTAGGAGGGCTTTACCTCTGCGTGGTGTCCATCATCCCGCAGTGGATGATTGGCGGTATTCACTTGAACCATCTCCCGGGCGTTTTAGGGAACTTCTTTGAGCGGTTCCCGACGTGGTTTACCAACGGCCTAGGCGTCACGTTTTACTTCGGCGGAACCTCGTTGCTGATCGTCGTTGGAGTCGCGATGGATACCGTCAATCAGGTTGAAGCGCAACTAGTAATGCGCCACTACGAGGGTTTTACTCCCAAGAGTGGCCGGATTCGCGGTCGCCGTTGGTAG
- the map gene encoding type I methionyl aminopeptidase, with protein MAIMCKSAGEIEKMRRSGRIVRQVLDAAVAAVKPGVTTMDLEAVAAAKIEELGAKPAFKGYYDYPCVLCTSVNQEIVHGIPSAKRVLTEGDIVSIDCGVVLDGYYSDSAVTVPVGNHVKPEIKKLLDVTKASLERAIQTARIGSTVGDVGAAVQEMVEANGFSVVREFVGHGIGTRLHEEPQVPNYGTRGHGPRLREGMVLAIEPMVNIGKPDTKLLDNKWTAVTVDGSLSAHFEHSVAVTKDGPVVLTA; from the coding sequence ATGGCCATCATGTGCAAGTCGGCTGGTGAGATTGAGAAAATGCGCCGTAGTGGGCGCATCGTCCGGCAGGTACTGGACGCCGCGGTAGCAGCAGTTAAGCCCGGCGTTACCACGATGGATCTTGAGGCGGTAGCTGCCGCCAAGATCGAGGAGTTGGGAGCTAAGCCGGCGTTCAAGGGTTACTACGATTATCCGTGCGTGCTGTGCACCTCGGTAAATCAGGAGATCGTTCACGGTATTCCCTCTGCGAAGCGGGTGCTGACGGAAGGTGACATCGTTTCGATCGACTGCGGTGTAGTTCTGGACGGGTACTACTCGGACTCAGCAGTTACAGTTCCGGTTGGCAATCATGTGAAACCGGAGATCAAGAAGCTGCTTGATGTGACCAAGGCTTCCCTGGAACGGGCGATTCAGACAGCGCGGATCGGAAGTACTGTCGGGGACGTCGGCGCTGCAGTACAAGAGATGGTTGAAGCCAATGGCTTCAGCGTAGTTCGAGAATTCGTAGGACACGGGATCGGTACTCGGCTCCACGAAGAGCCGCAGGTTCCCAATTACGGAACCCGAGGGCACGGTCCTCGACTCCGTGAGGGAATGGTTCTGGCGATCGAGCCGATGGTGAATATTGGCAAGCCAGACACCAAGCTGCTCGACAATAAGTGGACTGCCGTAACTGTTGATGGAAGCTTGAGCGCCCATTTCGAGCACTCGGTAGCCGTGACAAAAGACGGACCAGTAGTTTTGACAGCATAG
- the rpsD gene encoding 30S ribosomal protein S4: MARYKGPVCRLCRREGMKLFLKGTKCFSDKCPIEKRNFAPGQHGKDRKAKIVGYGLQLREKQKAKRIYFTLEKQFRNYFEKAARAKGVTGEKLLQQLERRLDNVVYRLGFAISRRQARQLVRHGHVAVNGRKVNIPSYQVAVGEEIAVRDNSKKMTVLETSKEFTSHQPAVNWLEVDRDNYKGRVTALPKREDINLPVNEQLIVELYSK; the protein is encoded by the coding sequence ATGGCACGATACAAAGGACCAGTTTGCCGCCTTTGCCGGCGCGAAGGCATGAAATTATTTCTGAAGGGCACCAAGTGTTTCAGCGACAAGTGCCCAATTGAGAAGCGTAACTTCGCTCCCGGACAGCATGGCAAGGACCGCAAGGCCAAAATCGTTGGCTATGGCTTGCAGCTCCGCGAGAAGCAGAAGGCCAAGCGCATCTACTTCACGCTCGAAAAGCAGTTTCGCAACTACTTTGAGAAGGCAGCGCGCGCTAAGGGCGTGACCGGCGAGAAGCTTCTGCAACAGCTTGAGCGACGGCTGGACAACGTCGTCTATCGCCTTGGTTTCGCGATTTCGCGTCGCCAGGCTCGCCAGTTGGTTCGTCACGGGCACGTGGCGGTGAACGGACGCAAAGTGAACATTCCTTCGTACCAGGTTGCCGTCGGCGAAGAGATCGCAGTGCGCGATAACAGCAAGAAGATGACTGTGCTCGAGACCTCCAAGGAGTTCACCAGTCATCAGCCGGCAGTGAATTGGCTGGAAGTGGATCGCGACAATTACAAAGGACGGGTAACTGCTCTGCCCAAGCGTGAAGACATCAATTTGCCGGTCAATGAACAGTTGATCGTGGAGTTGTATTCGAAGTAG
- a CDS encoding adenylate/guanylate cyclase domain-containing protein, protein MKQKLQQLFTRLTVLSGKKALRRVDLALAVFVTLIAIVIYSYIETSGRNAAGLRFIENVEARSLDARFNLRGERPHDENIVIVGLEETTLQKVGAFPIPRDGYAKMVDQLAKDGAKLIVFDVNFPLPEKNSAVEALKRLEVGIHGQASPVVLQKIREIEASSDNDKVFAESLKRAGNVVLGHVFLDAERAKSVDTSGAEKYFDVLAKHPIEQIKSLGGIAPFEVWDKVTADASEYSDLNPSGVYANLRILADAARSFGFFNEVPDPDGTFRRSPLLIRYKHGDYDQFYPSLDFEAVRQYQDIKEENVAAYFAENGIDHIELGPYNLRPGHDGTVMVNYAGHYKTYKHFPMVDVIEGRFAPGTFKDKLVVFGATAVAVGDLRTTPFHDNDYMGVEIHANVIDNILHSGELGRGFITRSYREEMIDLAFILAFGLGLGYWFSRAKPLTATLGLIPALCAFSWIVYFGFSHYGMWLSFVVPAGTLVANYAAIISFRMVFEEREKRKVRRTFERYVSPGVIALMEKDPKKYFKTGGESKELTVMFSDIRSFTTISEGLTPDELVRLLNEYLGEMTDILFRRWGTLDKYIGDAIMGFWGSPFPQDDHAIRACACALDMRARLRELNLKWEAEGRKPLAVGVGLNTGQVNVGNMGSSKRFAWTVMGDNVNLASRLEGTTKEYQVQSVVSESTYRAAKDHYVFREIDRIKVKGKTLPVTIYELLDWNRNELLYTERIVRFSEALTAYRRRQWDEAIDLFSKIKAKFPDDGPAETFIRRSHELMEAPPEPDWDGVYAMKTK, encoded by the coding sequence ATGAAGCAAAAACTCCAGCAACTCTTCACAAGGCTTACTGTGCTTTCAGGGAAGAAGGCGCTCAGGCGCGTTGATCTCGCGTTGGCAGTGTTTGTCACGTTGATCGCGATCGTCATTTACTCCTACATCGAGACCAGCGGCCGCAATGCCGCCGGACTGCGTTTTATCGAAAACGTTGAAGCACGCTCTCTCGATGCCCGGTTCAATCTTCGCGGAGAACGCCCACATGACGAGAACATCGTTATCGTTGGGCTGGAAGAGACCACGCTGCAGAAGGTAGGCGCATTTCCGATTCCCCGAGATGGTTACGCAAAGATGGTTGATCAGCTCGCCAAAGATGGTGCGAAGCTCATCGTCTTTGACGTCAATTTCCCGCTCCCGGAAAAGAACTCAGCAGTTGAAGCCCTGAAGAGGCTGGAAGTCGGTATTCATGGACAGGCAAGTCCAGTCGTACTTCAGAAGATCCGAGAAATAGAAGCGAGCAGCGACAACGACAAGGTCTTTGCCGAATCTCTAAAACGAGCTGGAAACGTTGTTCTTGGCCATGTTTTCCTCGATGCCGAGCGTGCGAAATCTGTCGATACTTCCGGCGCAGAAAAGTATTTCGACGTCTTGGCTAAGCATCCCATCGAGCAGATCAAGTCCTTAGGGGGAATTGCGCCCTTTGAAGTATGGGACAAAGTCACGGCGGATGCCAGTGAGTATAGTGATTTAAATCCCAGCGGCGTCTATGCGAATCTGCGTATCCTCGCCGATGCTGCGCGATCGTTTGGCTTCTTTAACGAGGTTCCCGATCCTGATGGAACCTTCCGCAGATCTCCGCTGCTCATTCGCTATAAGCATGGCGACTACGATCAGTTCTATCCCTCACTCGACTTCGAAGCCGTGCGCCAGTATCAGGACATCAAAGAGGAGAACGTCGCCGCATACTTTGCGGAGAACGGTATCGATCACATCGAACTCGGCCCCTACAACTTACGCCCGGGGCACGATGGAACCGTAATGGTGAACTACGCTGGCCATTACAAGACCTACAAGCATTTTCCGATGGTGGACGTGATCGAGGGCAGATTCGCTCCTGGGACCTTCAAGGACAAGCTCGTTGTTTTTGGTGCGACGGCGGTGGCCGTCGGTGATTTGCGTACTACACCCTTCCACGACAATGACTACATGGGAGTCGAGATTCACGCAAATGTGATCGATAACATCCTCCACTCTGGCGAGTTAGGACGCGGATTTATAACTCGCAGTTACAGGGAGGAGATGATTGATCTAGCTTTCATCCTCGCCTTCGGTCTCGGACTGGGATATTGGTTTAGCCGCGCAAAACCGCTCACTGCCACGCTCGGGCTAATACCTGCCCTCTGCGCCTTCTCGTGGATTGTTTACTTTGGGTTTTCCCATTACGGCATGTGGCTGAGCTTCGTTGTTCCCGCGGGGACGCTGGTTGCCAACTATGCGGCGATTATCAGCTTCCGCATGGTCTTCGAAGAACGCGAAAAGCGAAAAGTCCGCCGGACATTTGAGCGGTATGTCTCACCCGGCGTGATTGCGCTGATGGAGAAAGACCCGAAGAAATACTTCAAGACCGGCGGCGAGTCCAAAGAGCTTACCGTGATGTTCAGCGACATCCGTTCCTTCACCACGATTTCCGAAGGACTCACGCCGGACGAGCTCGTTCGGCTGCTGAACGAGTATTTGGGCGAGATGACCGACATACTCTTCCGACGTTGGGGCACTCTCGACAAATATATCGGTGATGCCATTATGGGATTCTGGGGATCGCCATTCCCACAAGACGACCACGCCATCCGAGCCTGTGCGTGCGCCTTGGATATGCGCGCTCGGCTTCGAGAACTGAACCTCAAGTGGGAAGCCGAGGGCCGCAAACCGCTAGCTGTTGGCGTGGGACTCAACACAGGGCAGGTGAATGTCGGCAACATGGGTTCGTCCAAACGCTTTGCCTGGACGGTGATGGGCGACAACGTGAACCTGGCTTCTCGTCTTGAGGGAACCACGAAGGAATATCAAGTCCAGTCTGTGGTTTCTGAATCAACGTATCGCGCCGCGAAGGATCACTATGTCTTTCGCGAAATCGATCGAATCAAAGTGAAAGGCAAGACGTTGCCTGTAACGATCTACGAACTGCTCGACTGGAATCGCAATGAGTTGTTGTATACCGAGCGCATTGTGAGATTCTCCGAAGCGCTTACAGCCTACCGTCGGCGGCAGTGGGACGAAGCGATCGACCTGTTCAGCAAGATCAAAGCGAAGTTCCCCGATGACGGTCCGGCTGAAACATTCATTCGCCGCTCCCACGAGTTGATGGAAGCGCCTCCGGAACCCGATTGGGACGGCGTGTACGCGATGAAGACTAAGTAG